The following coding sequences lie in one Arachis ipaensis cultivar K30076 chromosome B05, Araip1.1, whole genome shotgun sequence genomic window:
- the LOC107639992 gene encoding LOW QUALITY PROTEIN: alpha-mannosidase-like (The sequence of the model RefSeq protein was modified relative to this genomic sequence to represent the inferred CDS: deleted 1 base in 1 codon): MGKRTKPVSEYLNALSLFCLYVRVVISAKHNTGAGVVPGKINVHLVPHSHDDVGWLKTVDQYYVGSNKTIQVACVENVLDSVVMSLQKDPNRKFVFAEMAFFNRWWVEQNQETQAIVRKLVDAGQLEFINGGWCMHDEATTHYIDMIDQTTFGHLFIKKHFNKVPRAGWQIDPFGHSAVQAYLLGAELGFESVHFARIDYQDRDKRKVDKSLEVVWRGSKTFGSSAQIFANAFPVHYSPPAGFHFEIDDTYDPIQDDPHLFDYYVKDRVEDFIAAAVAQANVTRTNHIMWTMGDDFQYQYAETWFKQMDKLIHHVNKDGRVNALYSTPSLYTDAKNAANQSWPLKTDDYFPYADRVNAYWTGYFSSRPAFKRYVRMLSAYYLTARQLEFLAGKKTTVSHTYDLGDALAIAQHHDAVSGTAKQHTTNDYMKRLAIGASKAEAVISSSLANLASKNPGVHRSTPASVFSQCQLLNISYCPPTSDNNLQGKSLVLLVYNPLGWNRSDIIRIPVNDANLVVEDSFGNKVETQYVEVDNVTRNLRELYVKAYLGFSPKQAPKYWLLFQVSVPPLGWTTYFISRAPGKVKGRNGFVSSHSIIQKNKTIELGPGNLKMSFSSESGKLERMYNSRTGVDIPIQQSYLWYGSSDESDQASGAYIFRPNGSSPKIVSRSVSYKVVQGPLVHEVHQNISSWIYQVTRLYRDKEHAEVEYTIGPIPTDDEVGKEVITQMTSNMVTNKEFYTDSNGRDFLKRVRGYREDWPLEVNQPVAGNYYPLNLGIYIKDKKSEFSVLVDRATGGASIRDGEVELMLHRRMLTEDGRGVGESLDEQVCIDDKCQGLTVRGNYYMGIHKLGDGSRWRRSTGQEVYSPLLLAFTHENIGNWKSSYLSKGTVMDPNYSLPPNVALITLEELDDGSVLLRLAHLYEQSEDAHYSSLAKVKLKRMFASKKIKELKEVNLSANQEKSNMKKKIWKVEGDKGQQPPPLKGGPVNSFHLLVELGPMEIRTFLLKF; the protein is encoded by the exons ATGGGAAAGAGAACGAAACCAGTTTCAGAGTATCTAAATGCTCTCTCATTGTTTTGTTTATATGTCAGAGTAGTGATTTCTGCAAAGCACAACACTGGAGCAGGTGTAGTCCCAGGCAAAATCAATGTTCATCTTGTTCCACATTCCCATGATGATGTTGGTTGGCTCAAAACTGTTGACCAATACTATGTTGGGTCAAACAAAACTATTCAG GTGGCATGTGTTGAGAATGTGCTGGACTCTGTGGTTATGTCACTGCAGAAGGACCCAAATAGGAAATTTGTGTTTGCTGAAatg GCATTTTTCAATAGATGGTGGGTAGAACAAAATCAAGAGACACAAGCAATAGTGAGAAAGCTTGTGGATGCAGGGCAGCTAGAATTCAT AAACGGTGGTTGGTGCATGCATGATGAAGCAACCACCCATTACATAGACATGATTGATCAAACTACATTTGGTCATCTCTTCATCAAGAAACACTTCAACAAGGTCCCTCGAGCCGGGTGGCAGATTGATCCATTTGGGCATTCTGCTGTTCAAGCTTATCTCCTTGGTGCTGAG CTTGGGTTTGAATCTGTACACTTTGCTAGGATTGATTATCAGGATAGAGATAAGCGAAAAGTTGATAAATCTCTCGAAGTTGTGTGGCGTGGATCCAAAACATTTGGATCTTCAGCACAG ATTTTTGCCAATGCTTTTCCGGTTCATTATAGTCCACCAGCAGGTTTTCATTTTGAAATCGACGATACGTATGATCCCATCCAG GATGATCCTCATCTATTTGATTACTATGTTAAAGATCGAGTTGAGGACTTCATTGCTGCTGCTGTTGCACAA GCAAATGTGACTAGAACAAACCATATTATGTGGACAATGGGCGATGATTTCCAATACCAATATGCAGAAACTTGGTTCAAGCAAATGGATAAACTAATTCACCATGTTAATAAGGATGGCAGAGTGAATGCTTTGTATTCTACACCATCACTTTACACTGATGCTAAAAATGCAGCAAACCAATCATGGCCTCTGAAAACTGATGATTACTTTCC cTATGCAGATAGAGTAAATGCTTATTGGACAGGATATTTCAGCAGTCGCCCTGCATTTAAGAGATATGTTAGAATGCTGAGTGCATACTATTTG ACAGCGCGTCAACTTGAATTCTTGGCTGGAAAGAAAACCACAGTAAGCCACACTTATGACCTTGGAGATGCTCTAGCAATTGCACAGCATCATGATGCTGTTTCTGGTACTGCCAAGCAGCATACAACTAATGACTACatgaaaaggcttgctattggaGCATCTAAG GCTGAAGCTGTCATTAGTTCTTCTTTGGCTAATCTTGCTAGCAAGAATCCTGGAGTTCATCGCTCAACACCTGCATCGGTATTTTCCCAG TGTCAACTACTCAATATCAGTTACTGCCCACCAACTTCAGACAATAATCTTCAAGGAAAAAGTTTG GTGTTATTGGTATATAATCCACTTGGATGGAATCGTTCTGATATTATCAGAATACCA GTTAATGATGCTAATCTTGTTGTCGAAGATTCGTTTGGGAATAAGGTCGAAACACAATATGTGGAAGTGGATAATGTTACAAGAAATTTAAGAGAATTATATGTCAAGGCCTATTTAGGATTCTCACCAAAGCAAGCCCCA AAATACTGGCTTCTGTTTCAGGTGTCAGTGCCTCCTCTTGGATGGACTACATACTTCATTTCTAGAGCACCGGGAAAAG TCAAAGGTAGAAATGGATTTGTCTCATCACATTCAATCATTCAGAAAAACAAGACCATTGAATTAGGACCCGGAAATTTGAAGATGTCCTTTTCTTCCGAGTCTGGAAAACTTGAAAGGATGTATAATTCCAGAACTGGA GTTGATATACCAATTCAGCAAAGCTATCTCTGGTATGGCTCTAGCGACGAGTCGGATCAG GCTTCTGGTGCATATATATTCCGGCCTAATGGATCCTCTCCAAAGATTGTTTCAAGATCA GTGTCCTACAAGGTAGTTCAAGGACCACTAGTTCATGAGGTACATCAGAATATTAGTTCTTGGATTTACCAG GTCACTAGGCTCTATAGAGATAAAGAGCATGCTGAAGTTGAATACACT ATTGGTCCAATTCCCACAGATGATGAAGTTGGGAAAGAGGTGATCACACAAATGACATCAAATATGGTTACAAACAAGGAATTTTATACTGATTCTAATGGAAGAGATTTTCTCAAACGG GTTCGAGGTTATAGGGAAGATTGGCCCCTTGAAGTTAATCAACCTGTAGCAGGAAACTATTATCCA CTTAATTTAGGAATTTATATTAAGGATAAGAAGTCTGAATTCTCAGTCCTAGTTGATCGTGCCACTGGTGGCGCGAGCATTAGAGATGGTGAGGTGGAACTAATGCTTCATAG GCGCATGCTCACCGAGGATGGCAGAGGAGTAGGCGAATCACTTGATGAACAAGTTTGCATAGATGATAAATGCCAAGGGCTAACA GTAAGAGGAAACTATTACATGGGCATCCACAAACTAGGAGATGGTTCCCGCTGGCGCCGTTCAACTGGTCAGGAAGTTTACTCCCCGCTCTTATTGGCTTTTACACATGAG AACATAGGAAATTGGAAGTCCTCATATTTGAGCAAAGGAACTGTGATGGACCCAAATTACAGCTTGCCTCCCAATGTTGCTTTGATAACTCTTGAG GAATTGGATGATGGCAGTGTGCTCCTCCGTTTGGCACATCTATATGAG CAAAGTGAAGATGCTCACTATTCAAGTTTGGCTAAAGTTAAATTGAAGAGAATGTTTGCCTCAAAAAAG ATAAAGGAATTAAAGGAGGTTAATTTATCAGCAAACCAAGAGAAGTCaaacatgaagaagaagatatggaaggTTGAGGGCGACAAGgggcaacaaccaccaccacttaaagGTGGACCTGTTAACAGTTTCCATCTTCTTGTTGAGCTTGGCCCCATGGAAATACGTACATTCCTcttgaaattttga
- the LOC107642570 gene encoding MLO-like protein 4 yields MMEPIGEERSLSETPTWAVATVVTILVSLSFLFHGTLKKFLKWMARTKRKSLLSALEKIQEELMLFGLLSLIMGHWIIFVAKICVKSSALSSRFFPCAVKDISGTAVQHNIFWHTSHYNNSDSKEKLHIGLRNYCPEGHESLASYESLEQLHRFMFVLAITHVTYSFVAVALAMIKIYSWRTWENEAKTMALQQSLQGTPQTTSSIRLNRLTTFVFHQTSHPWSNHKVLVWLLCFSRQFWSSINCADYMALRLGFITNHELPLTYDFHNYMLRSMDDEFRDIVGVSVLLWIYAICCIFLNFHGSNFYFWLSFVPAILILIIGTKLHRVVVKLATEIVDRCPYVKPHQFNLRDELFWFGKPRFLLRLIHLISFLNAFEMASFLWSLWEIKEPSCFMKNKTFIAIRLSFGVVSQVWCSFITFPLYVIITQMGSRFKKSVVSENVRESLSKWQRRVKHKQSSPQALVSETSPSSDSGINNAMDKLISGEGSSSGTKHDYCYSHHHFDYVSSRTQRNEPFLSHDDDDDDDSYPLPLS; encoded by the exons ATGATGGAACCAATCGGAGAAGAAAGATCCTTGTCAGAAACACCAACTTGGGCTGTGGCAACTGTTGTCACTATCCTTGTTTCTCTTAGTTTCTTGTTTCATGGCACATTAAAGAAGTTTCTTAAG TGGATGGCCAGAACCAAGAGAAAATCTCTGCTTTCTGCTCTGGAAAAGATCCAAGAAG AATTAATGCTGTTTGGGCTGCTGTCATTGATCATGGGTCATTGGATTATCTTTGTGGCGAAGATTTGTGTCAAATCATCAGCATTAAGCAGCAGGTTCTTCCCTTGTGCAGTCAAAGACATTTCTGGAACAGCAGTGCAACACAATATTTTCTGGCATACTTCACACTATAATAACAGTGATTCCAAAGAGAAACTCCACATTGGCCTCCGAAATTATTGTCCTGAG GGACATGAATCATTGGCTTCTTATGAGagccttgagcagcttcatcgcTTTATGTTTGTTCTTGCAATCACACATGTTACATATAGCTTTGTTGCTGTTGCCTTGGCCATGATCAAG ATATATAGCTGGAGAACATGGGAAAATGAAGCAAAGACTATGGCTTTACAACAAAGCTTGCAAG GTACTCCACAAACTACATCAAGCATAAGATTGAATCGGCTTACAACGTTCGTCTTTCACCAAACATCCCATCCCTGGAGTAATCACAAAGTTCTTGTTTGGCTG CTATGCTTCAGCCGCCAATTCTGGAGTTCTATCAACTGTGCTGATTACATGGCGTTGCGCTTAGGCTTCATTACT AATCATGAGCTTCCCCTGACATATGATTTCCACAACTATATGCTGCGAAGCATGGATGATGAATTTCGTGACATTGTTGGTGTTAG TGTGCTTCTCTGGATATATGCCATATGCTGCATATTTCTAAATTTTCATG GAAGCAACTTTTACTTTTGGCTTTCCTTTGTTCCAGCAATT TTGATACTCATAATTGGTACTAAATTGCACCGAGTGGTGGTAAAGTTGGCTACTGAAATAGTAGATCGTTGCCCTTATGTTAAGCCTCATCAGTTTAATTTGAGAGATGAACTCTTTTGGtttggaaagccaaggttttTGTTGCGCTTAATACACTTGATATCCTTCTTG AATGCGTTTGAGATGGCATCTTTCTTATGGTCCTTG TGGGAAATCAAAGAACCTTCTTGTTTCATGAAAAACAAAACCTTTATTGCAATCCGCTTATCATTCGG GGTAGTCTCACAAGTATGGTGCAGCTTCATAACATTTCCTCTATATGTTATCATCACACAG ATGGGGTCAAGGTTCAAGAAGTCAGTGGTGTCAGAGAATGTGAGAGAATCACTGTCTAAATGGCAGAGAAGAGTGAAGCACAAACAGAGTTCCCCTCAAGCACTGGTTTCTGAAACATCTCCATCATCGGATTCTGGTATCAACAATGCAATGGACAAGTTAATCAGTGGGGAAGGAAGCTCCTCTGGAACTAAACATGATTATTGTTACTCTCATCATCATTTTGATTATGTCTCTTCCAGAACACAAAGAAATGAACCATTTCTTagtcatgatgatgatgatgatgatgattcataTCCTCTTCCACTTTCTTGA